A window of the Deinococcus gobiensis I-0 genome harbors these coding sequences:
- a CDS encoding BamA/OMP85 family outer membrane protein, which translates to MRHPLTLAVTLALSAPAFAQQAGTVQDITVTGTTDLLANFVRASLNVQPGAALSSVNLRQVEQDVVATGYFKSAVAELRTVSGRDVLNIAVVPNPTISAVEATGLTFLPGDQFKSSIGELLNIAPGATLNTQRVDQAKEALAENYRQQGFPFVPSISSEVKTNTDGTVTVNFVVDETAPISRIEVEGNTLLPAATISAIFKPLYDARKFTSQTFFAAADALEQAYTAAGYVQSGLNPQGISLQNGVLKVSVLESRVSAIDLSPLGADVASTGLQTQTGQPLTLAKLQSDVRTLANRTGKPVGFALQPNPQNPAQVTVLFGSAGVESGPVKSIAFSGNTRVPTATLAAAVKTKVGDVYSPQLAQDDFLALRDAYRKAGYEISTRDAITFKDGVLTFNLREVRLVGYELQWQGEHRTQDRVILRELPTPGGTFNLTETQDALGRISRLGYVTVTGVNARSDAQTPENITYVIQLSESGARGIPLSLSAAYDSLTGLSGELGYQFPNAFGLGHTAGFTVTALRNDAGQNLAGNVNYTIPWLDLNFGDFRTNRTSLTVGAGSSVGGNQAILDSNKVDTGRDYTVRTTGFSLNLGRNITPNLTAAVGTSFNYKTYYLEGLRDGETSKTTDAEATALLPQNNRTTRFDGSLGYDNTDNPEFPGRGVRANGLLAYNFGAAGSAPLSWTDAEAGVSGYYGFGRRIPRSFGAESYSDALAARVNAGTSFGSFPSGTGYYIGGSNPVPSRELRGLNDGQLFGTNYLTSSVEYRHDFGLSGSVAQGVYGVVFADYGMAWNSGSAMSSAYGVGAGVQLNLGLGGTRLPSLRFDYGFSPSNTEATRGKFHFRIGNFW; encoded by the coding sequence ATGCGACACCCCCTGACGCTCGCCGTGACCCTCGCCCTCAGCGCCCCCGCCTTTGCCCAGCAGGCCGGCACGGTGCAGGACATCACCGTCACCGGAACCACCGACCTGCTCGCCAACTTCGTGCGGGCCAGCCTGAACGTGCAGCCGGGCGCGGCGCTCTCGAGCGTCAACCTGCGGCAGGTCGAGCAGGACGTCGTGGCGACCGGCTACTTCAAGTCGGCCGTGGCCGAACTGCGTACCGTGTCGGGCCGCGACGTGCTGAACATCGCCGTGGTGCCCAACCCGACCATCAGCGCGGTTGAGGCGACTGGCCTGACCTTCCTGCCCGGCGACCAGTTCAAGAGCAGCATCGGTGAGCTGCTGAACATCGCCCCCGGCGCCACCCTGAACACCCAGCGCGTGGACCAGGCCAAGGAGGCGCTGGCCGAGAACTACCGCCAGCAGGGTTTCCCCTTCGTGCCCAGCATCAGCAGCGAGGTCAAGACGAACACCGACGGCACCGTCACGGTGAATTTCGTCGTGGACGAGACCGCGCCCATCTCGCGCATTGAGGTCGAGGGGAACACCCTGCTGCCCGCCGCGACCATCAGCGCCATCTTCAAGCCGCTGTACGACGCGCGCAAGTTCACCAGCCAGACCTTCTTCGCGGCGGCCGACGCGCTGGAGCAGGCCTACACCGCCGCCGGCTACGTGCAGTCGGGCCTGAACCCCCAGGGCATCTCGCTGCAAAACGGCGTCCTGAAGGTGAGCGTCCTGGAAAGCCGCGTCTCGGCCATCGACCTCTCGCCGCTGGGCGCGGACGTGGCCTCGACCGGTCTCCAGACCCAGACCGGGCAGCCCCTGACGCTCGCCAAGTTGCAGTCGGACGTGCGCACGCTGGCCAACCGTACGGGCAAGCCGGTGGGCTTCGCCCTGCAACCCAACCCCCAGAACCCCGCGCAGGTGACCGTGCTGTTCGGATCGGCCGGGGTCGAGAGCGGGCCGGTCAAGAGCATCGCCTTCAGCGGCAACACCCGCGTGCCCACCGCCACCCTCGCGGCGGCCGTGAAGACCAAGGTGGGCGACGTGTACTCGCCCCAGCTGGCCCAGGACGACTTCCTGGCGCTGCGCGACGCCTACCGCAAGGCCGGCTACGAGATCAGCACCCGCGACGCGATCACCTTCAAAGACGGCGTGCTCACCTTCAACCTGCGTGAAGTGCGCCTCGTGGGCTACGAGCTCCAGTGGCAGGGCGAACACCGCACCCAGGACCGCGTGATCCTGCGCGAACTCCCCACGCCCGGCGGCACCTTCAACCTCACCGAGACCCAGGACGCCCTGGGGCGCATCAGCCGCCTGGGCTACGTGACCGTGACCGGCGTCAATGCCCGCAGCGACGCCCAGACGCCCGAGAACATCACCTACGTCATCCAGCTCAGCGAAAGCGGCGCGCGCGGCATTCCGCTCTCGCTCTCGGCGGCCTACGACAGCCTGACCGGCCTGTCGGGCGAACTCGGCTACCAGTTCCCCAACGCCTTCGGCCTGGGGCATACGGCGGGCTTCACGGTGACGGCGCTGCGCAACGACGCGGGCCAGAACCTCGCGGGCAACGTGAACTACACGATCCCCTGGCTGGACCTGAACTTCGGGGACTTCCGCACCAACCGCACCAGCCTCACGGTCGGGGCCGGCAGCTCGGTGGGCGGCAACCAGGCCATCCTGGACAGCAACAAGGTCGACACCGGGCGCGACTACACCGTGCGGACCACCGGCTTCAGCCTGAACCTGGGGCGCAACATCACGCCGAACCTCACGGCGGCGGTGGGCACGTCCTTCAACTACAAGACCTACTACCTCGAAGGGCTGCGTGACGGCGAGACGAGCAAGACCACCGACGCCGAGGCGACCGCCCTGCTGCCCCAGAACAACCGCACCACCCGCTTCGACGGCAGCCTGGGCTACGACAACACCGACAACCCCGAGTTCCCCGGCCGGGGCGTGCGCGCCAACGGCCTGCTGGCCTACAACTTCGGGGCGGCGGGCAGCGCCCCCCTGAGCTGGACCGACGCCGAGGCCGGCGTCAGCGGCTACTACGGTTTCGGCCGCCGGATTCCGCGTTCCTTCGGCGCGGAGAGCTACAGCGACGCCCTGGCCGCGCGCGTCAACGCCGGCACGAGCTTCGGCAGCTTCCCCAGCGGGACCGGCTACTACATCGGGGGCAGCAACCCGGTGCCCTCGCGCGAGCTGCGCGGCCTGAACGACGGCCAGCTCTTCGGCACGAACTACCTGACCTCCAGCGTGGAGTACCGCCACGACTTCGGCCTCAGCGGCAGCGTGGCGCAGGGCGTCTACGGCGTGGTCTTCGCGGACTACGGCATGGCCTGGAACAGCGGCTCGGCCATGAGCAGCGCCTACGGCGTCGGTGCGGGCGTGCAGCTCAACCTGGGCCTCGGCGGTACCCGCCTGCCCAGCCTGCGCTTCGACTACGGCTTCAGCCCCAGCAACACCGAGGCCACGCGCGGCAAGTTCCACTTCCGCATCGGCAATTTCTGGTAA
- a CDS encoding DsbA family protein, with translation MTHFARRFFALGLLAALSGAAHAQVGGQVAPVRAAPAFQGAKVGAGGLLTLTDGAQVTLSQKAGYLAGASVSVPASGAARAAELLGVLSGYEDGLAEPLEAFLKRSDVAGRLPQGVTVDAEPFTVTARLTGGRLNVSLVLAQVPAAQFAPVKTAQAARTATASPVVLRVYSDFQCPYCQQFETQTLPELQKALPADVRIEFHQFPLESIHPRARAAAEASECASAQGKFWAYKDALFADRSWLSGDAATAFTAIAGKAGLNLTAFKGCLAARGGRAAVDAGLAEADRLGLQGTPSVFVNGYAVADPYDAPALLRLIAYARAVDTAPAAATPVTAPSPLPSPKAVPATPPATR, from the coding sequence ATGACGCATTTTGCCCGACGTTTCTTCGCCCTGGGTCTGCTGGCGGCCCTGTCCGGCGCGGCCCACGCCCAGGTCGGGGGCCAGGTGGCCCCGGTGCGCGCCGCGCCCGCGTTTCAGGGAGCGAAGGTGGGCGCCGGCGGCCTGCTGACCCTCACGGACGGCGCGCAGGTCACCCTCAGTCAGAAAGCCGGATACCTCGCCGGGGCCAGTGTCAGCGTGCCCGCCTCCGGGGCGGCGCGCGCCGCCGAGCTGCTGGGGGTCCTGAGCGGCTACGAGGACGGCCTCGCCGAGCCGCTGGAGGCTTTCCTGAAGCGCAGCGACGTGGCCGGGCGGCTGCCTCAGGGCGTCACGGTGGACGCGGAACCTTTCACGGTGACGGCCCGCCTGACCGGGGGCCGCCTGAACGTGTCGCTGGTATTGGCGCAGGTGCCGGCCGCGCAGTTCGCCCCGGTGAAGACCGCGCAGGCGGCGCGCACGGCCACGGCCAGCCCGGTCGTGCTACGCGTGTACAGCGACTTCCAGTGCCCCTACTGCCAGCAGTTCGAGACGCAGACGCTGCCCGAGCTGCAAAAGGCTCTGCCGGCCGACGTGCGCATCGAATTTCACCAGTTTCCGCTGGAGTCCATCCACCCGCGCGCCCGCGCCGCCGCCGAGGCCAGCGAGTGCGCCTCGGCCCAGGGCAAATTCTGGGCCTACAAGGACGCCCTGTTCGCCGACCGCTCGTGGCTCTCGGGGGACGCGGCGACCGCCTTCACGGCCATCGCGGGCAAGGCGGGCCTGAACCTGACGGCCTTCAAGGGCTGTCTCGCGGCGCGCGGCGGCCGGGCGGCGGTGGACGCCGGCCTCGCCGAGGCCGACCGCCTGGGCCTCCAGGGCACGCCCAGCGTGTTCGTGAACGGCTACGCGGTCGCTGACCCCTACGACGCCCCCGCACTGCTGCGCCTGATCGCTTATGCCCGCGCGGTGGACACTGCTCCGGCGGCGGCCACGCCGGTCACCGCGCCCTCGCCCCTGCCCAGCCCCAAGGCCGTGCCCGCCACCCCGCCGGCGACCCGCTGA